Below is a window of Caldichromatium japonicum DNA.
ATGCAAAGCCTGGGCAGAGGCCAACGCGAAACTGAATTCGATCAACTCTGCAGGAAAGGAAAGCTCATGAACGCAGTAGCCTTCACCCGCGGCGGCACGCCCTGGACGCCCACCTATGTCGAAGCCATCGACGCCAAGGTCTGCATCGGTTGCGGCCGCTGTTTCAAAGTCTGCCCGCGCGACGTGCTCACCCTCGTCGACCGCGGCGATGACGAGATCGACGACGATTGGGATGACGAAGATGCCAAGGCGATGATGACCGTTAAGAATCCGATGGACTGCATCGGCTGCGGGGCCTGCGGGCGCACCTGCCCGAAGGGCTGTTTCACTTTCGTCTCCTGAACGGGTGAATTCATGCCCAGACCGCTGCGCCATGTCTTCATCTGCATGCAAAACCGCCCCGCCGGCCACCCGCGCGGCGCCTGCGGGCAGAAGGGCTGTTAGGAAGTGCTCGACGAGTTCATGTTCGAGTTCCAGCAGCGCCAGTGCTTCGACACCGTGTTGGTGACGCCGGCGGGCTGCATTGGCCCTTGCAGCCTGGGGCCCAACGTGCTCGTCTATCCCGAGGGGGTGCTCTATGTGAATGTAAGGAAAGAAGACGTGAAAACGATCTTCGATGAACATCTGATCGCTGGCCAGCCGGTGGCGCGACTGACGGCGCCACCCGAATTTTGGCGAAGATGCGCCTGTTGCATTTGCGACAAGGCCCATCGGGATCGTCGTCGAATCAGGCACCTACGAAGTGGCATGCGACTTGCGCCTCATCAAATGAGCCATTTTGGGAGATTACGGTCATGTGGGACTATTCGGAAAAGGTTCGCGAGCACTTCTTCAACCCGCGTAATGTCGGCGCGCTCGAAGACGCCAACGGCATCGGCGAAGTCGGCTCGATCCAATGCGGCGATGCGTTGCGGTTGATGATCAAGGTCGATCCGGCAACGGAAACCATACTCGATGCGCGCTTTCAGACCTTCGGTTGCGGCTCGGCGATCGCTTCCTCCTCGGCGCTCACCGAGATCATCAAGGGCATGACGCTCGACGAGGCGCTCAAGGTCAGCAACCAGGACATCGCCGATTATCTTGACGGGCTGCCGCCCGAGAAGATGCACTGTTCGGTGATGGGGCGCGAGGCGCTGCAGGCGGCGGTGGCCAACTACCGCGGCGAAGATTGGCGCGAGGATCACGAGGAAGGCGCACTGGTCTGCAAATGCTTTGCCGTCGATGCCAAGCTCATCGAGGAGACGATCCGCGCCAACGGCTTGACCAGCGTCGAGCAGGTGACCCACTACACCAAAGCCGGTGGCGGTTGTACCGCATGCCACGAGGGCATCGAGGAGATTCT
It encodes the following:
- the fdxB gene encoding ferredoxin III, nif-specific, yielding MNAVAFTRGGTPWTPTYVEAIDAKVCIGCGRCFKVCPRDVLTLVDRGDDEIDDDWDDEDAKAMMTVKNPMDCIGCGACGRTCPKGCFTFVS
- the nifU gene encoding Fe-S cluster assembly protein NifU, giving the protein MWDYSEKVREHFFNPRNVGALEDANGIGEVGSIQCGDALRLMIKVDPATETILDARFQTFGCGSAIASSSALTEIIKGMTLDEALKVSNQDIADYLDGLPPEKMHCSVMGREALQAAVANYRGEDWREDHEEGALVCKCFAVDAKLIEETIRANGLTSVEQVTHYTKAGGGCTACHEGIEEILVKVAKETCTAPTADKKPTPPAIPPAPTLTSFQRMRKIEETIASIRPMLQRDHGDIEIVEIDGKNIYVNLKGACAGCMMEAATLNGIQTRLVEALGEFVRLLPASQLKRAA